In one Bacillus sp. PK3_68 genomic region, the following are encoded:
- a CDS encoding 3D domain-containing protein, translating into MKKQIIALAATTVIGGGLFGTAASAQTYTVKNGDTLWGISQKNNTTVQQLKSSNNLSSDLIFPNQRLEVGGSAAPKASAASNGNGTYTVQPGDTLAKIASRNGLSVQSLKAINGLSSDRIYAGDKLSLSGQVKGVSTSRPAATKAAAEPAAAQQAPQSGKTISVSATAYTAKCAGCSGVTATGINLNANPNAKVIAVDPNVIPLGSKVHVEGYGTAVAGDTGGAIKGNRIDIHVPTESQAVNWGRRTVNVTILN; encoded by the coding sequence ATGAAAAAACAAATTATCGCACTTGCAGCTACTACAGTGATCGGCGGAGGTCTTTTCGGAACAGCTGCATCAGCACAAACATATACAGTAAAAAATGGAGATACATTATGGGGCATTTCTCAAAAAAATAATACAACTGTTCAACAATTAAAATCTTCTAATAACTTATCATCTGATTTAATTTTTCCTAATCAAAGATTGGAAGTAGGCGGCAGCGCTGCTCCAAAAGCTTCTGCAGCGTCCAATGGAAACGGTACATACACTGTTCAACCTGGAGACACACTAGCCAAAATCGCTTCTAGAAATGGACTATCTGTACAATCTTTAAAAGCGATCAATGGCTTGTCCTCTGATAGAATTTATGCAGGTGACAAACTTTCTCTTTCCGGACAGGTAAAAGGAGTATCGACTTCTAGACCAGCAGCAACTAAAGCAGCTGCAGAGCCGGCAGCGGCTCAACAAGCACCACAAAGCGGTAAAACTATTTCTGTTTCAGCCACAGCCTATACAGCAAAATGTGCTGGCTGCTCAGGCGTTACAGCAACAGGCATTAACTTAAATGCGAATCCAAATGCAAAAGTCATTGCGGTTGACCCTAACGTAATCCCGCTAGGATCAAAAGTACATGTTGAAGGATACGGTACAGCTGTCGCTGGTGATACTGGCGGAGCGATTAAAGGAAATCGCATCGATATCCATGTGCCAACAGAGTCTCAAGCTGTTAACTGGGGCCGCCGTACAGTAAATGTAACAATCCTAAATTAA
- a CDS encoding M20 peptidase aminoacylase family protein, producing MNIFQHLHTHPEISWKETETTAYITELLKKEGIFVSLFDDCTGLIAEIGNGKPIVAVRADIDALWQEVDGIFQANHSCGHDAHMSIVIGAILQLKNQVTNGTVRFIFQPAEETGSGALKMVEKGIVDDVDYLFGIHLRPIEELPFGKVTPSVHHGAVTFLTGKIIGDDAHGARPHQGTNAIDIISVINEQLKLVHFSPFEPYSVKMTYVEAGGQSLNIIPGTAKFGLDVRAQKNSVLLDMQKIIEKKIHQLSHLFEVKIETEWLDFTPGAEVDTEAEELLRQSILDYGGREMLADPLITSGSDDFHFYTIKRPKIKASMMGIGADLKPGLHHPKMSFDPRAIQIGADILASAVLNALKK from the coding sequence ATGAATATTTTTCAGCATCTGCATACACACCCGGAAATCAGCTGGAAAGAAACAGAAACAACGGCGTATATCACCGAATTGCTAAAGAAAGAAGGAATCTTTGTCTCCCTGTTTGACGATTGTACGGGCTTGATTGCTGAAATCGGAAACGGAAAACCCATCGTTGCCGTCCGTGCAGATATAGATGCGCTCTGGCAGGAAGTTGATGGTATCTTCCAGGCGAATCATTCATGCGGCCATGACGCTCATATGTCTATCGTTATCGGCGCCATTCTGCAATTAAAAAATCAAGTAACAAACGGCACAGTCCGCTTTATTTTTCAGCCTGCCGAAGAAACCGGCAGCGGCGCCTTAAAAATGGTTGAAAAGGGCATTGTTGATGATGTGGATTATTTGTTTGGCATCCATTTACGTCCTATTGAAGAACTGCCCTTCGGCAAAGTCACCCCTTCTGTTCATCATGGCGCCGTCACTTTTTTAACCGGAAAAATAATAGGAGATGATGCACACGGTGCTCGACCTCATCAGGGAACAAATGCAATTGACATTATTTCTGTTATAAATGAACAGCTAAAGTTAGTTCATTTCTCCCCTTTTGAACCGTATTCTGTCAAAATGACCTATGTGGAAGCCGGAGGCCAAAGCTTGAATATTATTCCTGGCACTGCGAAATTTGGGCTTGATGTGCGCGCTCAGAAAAACTCAGTCTTGTTGGACATGCAGAAAATAATTGAAAAGAAAATTCATCAGTTAAGCCATCTTTTCGAGGTGAAAATTGAGACAGAGTGGCTCGACTTTACCCCGGGAGCAGAAGTAGACACAGAAGCGGAAGAATTGCTTCGTCAAAGCATTCTTGACTATGGAGGCCGGGAAATGCTGGCAGATCCACTTATCACATCGGGAAGTGATGATTTTCATTTTTACACCATTAAGCGCCCAAAGATAAAAGCATCTATGATGGGAATTGGAGCTGACTTAAAGCCCGGGCTGCACCATCCCAAAATGTCCTTTGACCCGCGTGCCATTCAAATTGGCGCCGATATACTAGCCAGTGCTGTTTTAAATGCGTTAAAAAAATAA